Within the bacterium genome, the region TTCGACGAATTCCGCGCCGAACTTTTCGGGATAAATCATTTTCATCGTTTTCGCGCAGGTCGGATTCGAAGCGACGATGTACTCGCAGCCAAGCGAAGTAAACCGCTCGCGCGTCGCGCGCGCCATCCGCTCGAACGCCGCCATATCGCCCGTGCCCAGCACCGGCGCGCCGCAGCATCCCGCGTCCTCCGGGATTACGACCTCGAAGCCCGCGGCTTCGAGCACCGCGACCGTGTCGCGCGCGACCGCGGGATAAAGCGTGTCGGTCATGCAATCCACCAGATACGCGACGCGCGGCCTGCGCGACGGCACCGCGGCAGCGCCGACGCGGACCGCGCCCGCGGGCGTGCTCGCCGCGGCGATGAGCGCGGGTTCCTGCTTCGGCGCGCGTTTTCTTGCGAACGCGCTGCCGATGAAAAACTTTCCCGCGATCTTGGGAATCGCGATTTGTCCCAGGAACCAGAACGCGTCTTCGGATGGAGTTTTGAAACGCTCGGATGGTTCGGAATTAGATTTGACTGCCCGTGCGCCGATCCGGAGATCCGCGGTATATTTGGATTTGTTGGATTTATCGGCGACGCGCGACGGATGCCAGAAGATTCCCCAGATTTGCTGCGCCAGCCAAAGCGAGCGCGCCGCGAAATGTATCAGCATCCTCGACGGAAGTATTTGCGCGGTAATCCAGTCCGAAATGCGCGGGAGCAATTTCCGCCGCGTGATTTCCGCGCGTCCTTCCTCGAAAACGCTGACGGTGTGGATGTTCGACGGGCAGACGTCCATGCAACGGTAGCAGCGCAGGCAGCAGTCGAGCATCCCCTCGAATGCGGGCGTTATCGCGGGCGCGGCCGCGCCCAGCGCAACCGTCCCGTCCGGCCCGGCCTCGATTCCGCCCGACAGCAGGAACGCGTCGATGAGCTGCATGTGGCCGCGCGCGGTGTGGCCCTCCTGCCGCGTTTCGAGGAACACCGGGCAGACGTACGTGCACGTGCCGCAGAGCGAGCAGCGGTCGATCTCGTGCTCCGGCGTGAAGTAGCGTCCGGCCATCGGAGTATATTACCCCGCAGACGCGCGGCTTGCCGAAGCGAGATGGCCGCCCAGCCGATTTGTGAATTCCGCCGCTTCGCGCTTGCATTTTAGCCGGCGCATCGCGGCAACAGCCGCGACGCTGTGCGCCGTACAAACAGCCGCGGTGCCGGCCGGTAAGGGATGCAACCGCGCAAAATCCGGGGGGCTGGCGGGGTGGGACCGGCCGCTGCCCGGAATGCAACAAAGCTAGGTAACACGTATAGTTTTC harbors:
- a CDS encoding (Fe-S)-binding protein — translated: MAGRYFTPEHEIDRCSLCGTCTYVCPVFLETRQEGHTARGHMQLIDAFLLSGGIEAGPDGTVALGAAAPAITPAFEGMLDCCLRCYRCMDVCPSNIHTVSVFEEGRAEITRRKLLPRISDWITAQILPSRMLIHFAARSLWLAQQIWGIFWHPSRVADKSNKSKYTADLRIGARAVKSNSEPSERFKTPSEDAFWFLGQIAIPKIAGKFFIGSAFARKRAPKQEPALIAAASTPAGAVRVGAAAVPSRRPRVAYLVDCMTDTLYPAVARDTVAVLEAAGFEVVIPEDAGCCGAPVLGTGDMAAFERMARATRERFTSLGCEYIVASNPTCAKTMKMIYPEKFGAEFVEFSKKIKMDFEVMKLAGDKLKLDAAEGAIGFHDPCHQKFALKITREPREMLGRAAAYTPRAGEDACCGFGGTFCVDFPKLAQKIADKKGDFLAAAPEEEIATTCPACLYYLNQHSAAHGGKHRSVHLSEVVARAVR